A DNA window from Halomicrobium mukohataei DSM 12286 contains the following coding sequences:
- a CDS encoding adenylyltransferase/cytidyltransferase family protein: MVTRDVVAQGTFDILHPGHVHYLREAKAMGDRLHVIVARSENVTHKAPPVVPDRQRVEMVEALDPVDYARLGHAEDIFVPIEQIEPDVIALGYDQHHEVEGIETALDERGLDCEVRRAGPRKASEDEILSTGSIIEKILDERS; the protein is encoded by the coding sequence ATGGTGACCCGCGACGTCGTCGCCCAGGGGACCTTCGACATCCTCCACCCCGGCCACGTCCACTATCTTCGGGAAGCGAAGGCGATGGGCGACCGACTCCACGTCATCGTCGCCCGCAGCGAGAACGTCACGCACAAAGCGCCGCCGGTCGTCCCCGACCGCCAGCGCGTCGAGATGGTCGAAGCCCTCGATCCCGTCGACTACGCTCGACTGGGCCACGCCGAGGACATCTTCGTCCCCATCGAGCAGATCGAACCCGACGTGATCGCGCTGGGCTACGACCAGCACCACGAGGTCGAGGGGATCGAGACGGCACTCGACGAGCGTGGCCTCGACTGCGAAGTGCGTCGGGCCGGACCGCGAAAAGCCAGCGAGGACGAGATCCTCTCGACGGGATCGATCATCGAGAAGATTCTGGACGAACGGAGCTGA
- a CDS encoding pyridoxal phosphate-dependent aminotransferase → MTQDFAARVGRVEPSATLAISNKAAELEAQGVDVVDLSVGEPDFDTPENIKDAAKEALDAGHTGYTPTSGIPELKSAIAEKLHDDGLTQYDEDNLMVTPGGKQALYEIFQTLIDDGDEVVLLDPAWVSYEAMVKLADGSLKRVDTAAHDFQLAGALDDLAETVSDDTELLVVNSPGNPHGAVYTDEALEGVRDLAVEHDFQVISDEIYKEITYDGREATSLGTLDGMEDRTITLNGFSKAYSMTGWRLGYFAGPEELIDEAGKVHGHSVSCAVNFVQHAGVEAIRNTESEVEEMVEAFDERRTFLKDLFEERGVHVPDPQGAFYMMPEVAPDGDDDAWCEEAIEEAHVATVPGHAFGTPGYARISYANSKERLEEAVERLDDVGLL, encoded by the coding sequence ATGACACAGGACTTCGCCGCACGTGTAGGACGAGTCGAACCGAGCGCGACGCTCGCGATCAGCAACAAGGCCGCCGAGCTGGAGGCCCAGGGAGTCGACGTGGTCGACCTGAGCGTCGGCGAACCGGACTTCGACACGCCCGAGAACATCAAAGACGCCGCCAAGGAGGCCCTCGACGCCGGCCACACGGGCTATACGCCCACCAGTGGCATCCCGGAACTCAAGTCGGCGATCGCCGAGAAGCTCCACGACGACGGGCTGACCCAGTACGACGAAGACAACCTCATGGTCACGCCCGGCGGCAAGCAGGCCCTCTATGAGATCTTCCAGACGCTGATCGACGACGGCGACGAGGTCGTCCTGCTGGACCCGGCGTGGGTCTCCTACGAGGCGATGGTGAAACTCGCCGACGGCTCGCTGAAACGCGTCGACACCGCTGCCCACGACTTCCAGCTCGCGGGCGCGCTCGACGATCTCGCCGAGACGGTCAGCGACGACACGGAACTGCTCGTGGTGAACTCGCCGGGCAACCCCCACGGCGCGGTCTACACCGACGAGGCCCTCGAAGGCGTTCGCGACCTGGCCGTCGAGCACGACTTCCAGGTCATCTCCGACGAGATCTACAAGGAGATCACCTACGACGGCCGCGAGGCGACCTCGCTGGGGACGCTGGACGGCATGGAAGACCGGACCATCACGCTCAACGGCTTCTCGAAGGCCTACTCGATGACCGGCTGGCGGCTGGGCTACTTCGCCGGCCCCGAGGAGCTGATCGACGAGGCCGGGAAGGTCCACGGCCACTCGGTCTCCTGTGCCGTCAACTTCGTCCAGCACGCGGGCGTCGAGGCGATCCGCAACACCGAGAGCGAGGTCGAGGAGATGGTCGAAGCCTTCGACGAACGGCGCACCTTCCTCAAGGACCTCTTCGAGGAGCGGGGCGTCCACGTCCCCGATCCCCAGGGAGCCTTCTACATGATGCCCGAGGTCGCGCCCGACGGCGACGACGACGCCTGGTGCGAGGAAGCGATCGAGGAGGCCCACGTCGCGACCGTGCCGGGCCACGCCTTCGGCACGCCGGGCTACGCGCGCATCTCCTACGCCAACAGCAAGGAACGGCTCGAAGAAGCCGTCGAACGCCTCGACGACGTCGGTCTACTGTAG
- the ribH gene encoding 6,7-dimethyl-8-ribityllumazine synthase, giving the protein MVQLGLVVAQYDKHGQVIEAMEASAREAASDHDATIVATREVPGSYDTPLAADRLARREDVDAVAVLGAIVTGDTDHDQVIADAAAQGLTRVSLDRDTPVTMGVIGPGMSQDEATARTDKGGDAVDSAVSLATELRQ; this is encoded by the coding sequence ATGGTGCAGCTCGGGCTCGTCGTCGCCCAGTACGACAAACACGGGCAGGTTATCGAAGCGATGGAAGCGTCGGCTCGCGAGGCCGCCAGCGATCACGACGCGACGATCGTCGCGACCCGCGAGGTGCCGGGGTCCTACGACACGCCGCTGGCCGCAGACCGGCTGGCGCGGCGCGAGGACGTCGACGCCGTCGCGGTGCTGGGCGCGATCGTCACCGGCGACACCGACCACGATCAGGTGATCGCCGACGCCGCCGCCCAGGGACTGACGCGGGTCAGCCTCGACCGCGACACTCCAGTGACGATGGGCGTCATCGGCCCGGGCATGAGCCAGGACGAGGCGACGGCACGAACCGACAAAGGCGGCGACGCCGTCGACAGTGCCGTCTCGCTCGCGACGGAACTGCGACAGTGA
- a CDS encoding flippase activity-associated protein Agl23, translating into MHSSGPDTDSERPPQETDGEAGDPGDDGRSLRTLATTTVGLVLAVAAVGLVLRLAFLGDRIAHWDEARVGYWITYYVETGSFAYRRIIHGPFIQHVNGWLFPLVGANDFTMRLPVALISATLPLSALLFREHLRRVELLAMALFLAVNPVVLYYSRFMRSDLLVATFMFFALGALVRFYDTRRWRYVYAAGVLMACGFASKENAILYVLTWLGAVGLLADQALYRPRNDASGSALLLAKLRALAGRVRGGAPTAANGGSSSGRSPGWCSRGGRILLHLVGVAAVFLALSLFFYAPRGAGEAGLYHPPGTTEQVMLWQAVGDPAQLPTLLEETWAHVRFEYGEWFGQAGESGEESIASTYVEYLGRFVRVMGLKAAPLTVLSVVGFAAERYGRAESRNLVMLAGYCGFVSVLGYPLGTDVFGAWLVVHALVPLSIPAAVGLARIVDWARGAFVADDAVGLTTAAAVLLLVGGATAGVVTNSVYLNDQSEDNYLVQYAQPGDSPRAELEAIDRAAGDDRPGPDVLLFYGEEGDRWDDDEALVERDRAGWNRSKFNYRPLCSKWFNALPLPWYFATSDADVDCARTPGNVTDRLDDGPPAVVVTVASDRTTPEAALRDAYSSETYEMRAYGTRMTFWVHDSVERDREVRSVRRVGP; encoded by the coding sequence ATGCATTCGTCGGGCCCCGACACCGACTCCGAGCGCCCTCCACAGGAGACGGACGGTGAGGCTGGCGACCCGGGCGACGACGGCAGATCGCTTCGGACGTTGGCGACGACGACCGTCGGTCTGGTCCTCGCGGTGGCGGCCGTCGGTCTCGTCCTCCGACTGGCCTTCCTGGGTGACCGCATCGCCCACTGGGACGAAGCGCGCGTCGGCTACTGGATCACCTACTACGTCGAGACGGGGTCGTTCGCCTACCGCCGGATCATCCACGGTCCCTTCATCCAGCACGTCAACGGCTGGCTGTTTCCGCTGGTGGGTGCCAACGACTTCACGATGCGGCTCCCGGTCGCGCTGATCAGCGCGACGCTCCCGCTGTCGGCGCTGCTGTTTCGCGAGCACCTCCGCAGGGTCGAACTGCTCGCGATGGCGCTCTTCCTGGCCGTCAACCCCGTCGTCCTCTACTACTCCCGGTTCATGCGCAGCGACCTGCTGGTCGCGACGTTCATGTTCTTCGCGCTGGGTGCCCTCGTGCGGTTCTACGACACCCGGCGCTGGCGCTACGTCTACGCCGCCGGGGTGCTGATGGCGTGTGGCTTCGCCTCGAAGGAGAACGCGATTCTCTACGTGCTGACGTGGCTCGGCGCGGTCGGTCTGCTCGCCGACCAGGCGCTGTATCGTCCCCGGAACGACGCGAGTGGCTCGGCGCTCCTCCTGGCGAAACTGCGGGCGCTGGCCGGTCGCGTCCGCGGTGGCGCGCCGACGGCTGCCAACGGCGGGTCCTCGTCGGGGCGGTCTCCGGGCTGGTGCTCCCGAGGCGGGCGGATACTGCTACATCTCGTCGGCGTCGCCGCGGTCTTTCTCGCGCTCAGCCTGTTCTTCTACGCACCGCGAGGTGCGGGCGAGGCGGGGCTGTACCACCCGCCGGGGACGACAGAGCAGGTGATGCTCTGGCAGGCGGTCGGGGACCCGGCGCAGTTGCCGACGCTGCTCGAAGAGACCTGGGCCCACGTTCGGTTCGAGTACGGCGAGTGGTTCGGGCAGGCCGGCGAGAGCGGCGAGGAGAGCATCGCCAGCACGTACGTCGAGTATCTCGGCCGGTTCGTCCGTGTCATGGGGCTGAAGGCAGCGCCCCTGACGGTGCTCTCGGTCGTCGGGTTCGCCGCCGAGCGATACGGGCGCGCCGAGAGCCGGAACCTCGTGATGCTCGCCGGCTACTGCGGGTTCGTCTCGGTGCTTGGCTACCCGCTTGGGACGGACGTCTTCGGGGCCTGGCTCGTCGTCCACGCGCTCGTCCCGCTCTCGATTCCGGCCGCCGTGGGGCTCGCTCGGATCGTCGACTGGGCGCGGGGCGCGTTCGTCGCGGACGACGCGGTCGGGCTCACGACCGCCGCGGCCGTCCTGCTGCTCGTCGGCGGCGCGACCGCGGGCGTCGTCACGAACTCGGTGTACCTGAACGACCAGTCCGAGGACAACTATCTGGTCCAGTACGCCCAGCCCGGCGACAGCCCGCGGGCCGAACTCGAAGCGATCGATCGAGCGGCCGGGGACGACCGACCTGGGCCGGACGTGTTGCTGTTCTACGGCGAGGAGGGGGATCGCTGGGACGACGACGAAGCCCTCGTCGAGCGGGACCGTGCCGGCTGGAACCGCTCGAAGTTCAACTATCGGCCCCTCTGTAGCAAGTGGTTCAACGCGCTGCCGTTGCCCTGGTACTTCGCCACCAGCGACGCCGACGTGGACTGTGCGAGGACGCCCGGCAACGTCACGGACCGCCTCGACGACGGGCCGCCGGCCGTCGTCGTCACGGTCGCCTCGGACCGGACGACCCCCGAGGCGGCGCTGCGCGACGCGTACAGCTCAGAGACCTACGAGATGCGAGCGTACGGCACGCGGATGACCTTCTGGGTCCACGACAGCGTCGAGCGCGACCGGGAGGTGAGATCCGTCCGTCGCGTCGGTCCGTGA
- a CDS encoding 5-(carboxyamino)imidazole ribonucleotide synthase, producing the protein MTISTPGVTLGVVGGGQLGRMLAEAAAPLGVDLVVTDPTEDPPAGPVASDALVGDFDEFSTIRAVAERADYLTFEIELTDPDALEQVAEETGVPVHPKPDTLRLIQDKLVQKRRLGDAGVPVPAFRQVDDEDDLLAAGEELGYPLMLKAREGGYDGRGNYPVESPDDVTDALDAIQGPAMAEEMIDFERELAVMGCLGADERDTFPVTETIHREEILRETVSPPRADEDVRERARSIALDVLDAMEGRGVYGIELFETSDGEILLNEIAPRPHNSGHWTIEGCHTSQFEQHVRAVTGRPLGTTERRGPTVSANVLGDVPDRQRATLSGEDAVFETPRAHLHWYGKREVYRLRKMGHVTLVGDGETMDELLADVRALRERLTFQSRSQ; encoded by the coding sequence ATGACCATCTCGACACCAGGCGTGACGCTGGGCGTCGTCGGCGGCGGTCAGCTCGGACGGATGCTGGCGGAGGCCGCCGCGCCGCTGGGCGTCGATCTCGTCGTGACCGATCCGACCGAGGACCCGCCGGCCGGCCCGGTCGCGAGCGACGCGCTCGTGGGCGATTTCGACGAGTTCTCGACGATCCGGGCAGTCGCAGAGCGCGCCGACTACCTCACCTTCGAGATCGAGCTGACCGACCCCGACGCCCTGGAGCAGGTCGCCGAGGAGACCGGCGTTCCGGTACACCCGAAGCCGGACACGCTCCGACTCATCCAGGACAAGCTCGTCCAGAAACGCCGTCTCGGCGACGCTGGCGTCCCGGTCCCGGCCTTCCGGCAGGTCGACGACGAAGACGATCTCCTGGCGGCGGGCGAGGAACTGGGCTATCCCCTGATGCTCAAGGCCCGCGAAGGCGGCTACGACGGGCGGGGCAACTACCCGGTCGAGTCGCCCGACGACGTGACCGACGCCCTCGACGCGATCCAGGGGCCGGCGATGGCCGAGGAGATGATCGACTTCGAGCGAGAGCTGGCCGTGATGGGGTGTCTGGGAGCCGACGAGCGAGACACGTTCCCGGTCACCGAGACGATCCACCGCGAGGAGATCCTCCGAGAGACGGTCTCCCCTCCGCGAGCCGACGAGGACGTTCGAGAGCGCGCCCGCTCGATCGCGCTCGACGTACTCGACGCGATGGAGGGGCGGGGCGTCTACGGGATCGAACTGTTCGAGACGAGCGACGGCGAGATCCTGCTCAACGAGATCGCGCCCCGCCCCCACAACTCGGGCCACTGGACCATCGAGGGGTGTCACACCTCGCAGTTCGAACAGCACGTTCGGGCCGTCACCGGGCGACCGCTCGGGACGACCGAGCGCCGTGGACCGACGGTTTCGGCAAACGTGCTGGGCGACGTACCGGACCGCCAGCGTGCGACACTCTCCGGCGAAGACGCGGTCTTCGAGACGCCTCGGGCGCACCTCCACTGGTACGGAAAGCGAGAGGTGTACCGGCTCCGGAAGATGGGGCACGTGACCCTCGTCGGCGACGGCGAGACGATGGACGAACTACTCGCGGACGTTCGAGCACTGCGAGAGCGACTGACCTTCCAGTCCCGCTCGCAGTGA
- the purE gene encoding 5-(carboxyamino)imidazole ribonucleotide mutase, whose product MTDSESVQSLIDQLREEAEMDRPNEATPDVGIIMGSDSDLATMAGGKGKRPGAYAALAEELGFAEQTDFTDAPEARFTFESFVVSAHRTPELMYAYAETAEARGLDVVIAGAGGKSADLPNMTASIAYPLPVIGVPVQEKSVDSVIGMPQGAPITAVDAGKSFNAALTAVQVLSRKHPELRERLQAYHDELQNEVGTVSRDLHELGTPEFKSTYWDGE is encoded by the coding sequence ATGACAGACTCGGAGAGCGTGCAGTCGCTGATCGACCAGCTCCGCGAGGAGGCTGAGATGGACCGCCCGAACGAGGCGACCCCCGACGTGGGAATCATCATGGGCTCGGACTCGGACCTGGCGACGATGGCCGGCGGCAAGGGAAAGCGTCCGGGTGCCTACGCTGCTCTCGCGGAGGAACTGGGCTTTGCCGAACAGACCGACTTTACCGACGCGCCCGAGGCTCGCTTTACGTTCGAGAGCTTCGTCGTCTCGGCCCACCGGACGCCGGAACTGATGTACGCCTACGCCGAGACGGCCGAGGCCCGCGGTCTCGATGTCGTCATCGCGGGCGCGGGCGGGAAGAGCGCCGACCTCCCGAACATGACCGCCTCGATCGCCTACCCGCTGCCGGTGATCGGCGTTCCGGTCCAGGAGAAGTCCGTCGACAGCGTGATCGGGATGCCACAGGGCGCGCCGATCACGGCCGTCGACGCCGGCAAGTCGTTCAACGCTGCTCTCACCGCGGTTCAGGTCCTCTCGCGGAAACACCCCGAACTTCGCGAGCGCCTGCAGGCGTACCACGACGAGCTACAGAACGAGGTCGGTACGGTGTCTCGCGATCTGCACGAACTTGGGACGCCGGAGTTCAAATCGACGTACTGGGACGGGGAGTAG
- a CDS encoding NADH-quinone oxidoreductase subunit A, translating to MSNPWIAIGALALVGVLIPLSMISVSALLRPSVPEQGKRATYESGEIPTGSSQQIRFNIQYYMVALLFVVFDIETVLIFPWTVIYRDAVGALGYEQVLFPMLLFLGVLVAGLAWAWRNGAVQWVKSPRATRQLSTNNE from the coding sequence ATGAGTAATCCATGGATTGCGATCGGCGCGCTCGCGCTCGTCGGCGTCCTGATTCCGTTGAGCATGATATCGGTATCGGCGCTGTTACGACCGAGCGTGCCCGAACAAGGCAAACGCGCCACCTACGAGAGCGGTGAAATTCCGACCGGCAGCAGCCAGCAGATCAGATTCAACATCCAGTACTACATGGTCGCGCTGCTGTTCGTCGTCTTCGACATCGAGACCGTCCTCATCTTCCCCTGGACGGTCATCTATCGGGACGCGGTCGGTGCCCTCGGCTACGAGCAGGTGCTGTTCCCCATGCTTCTGTTCCTCGGGGTCCTGGTCGCGGGGCTCGCCTGGGCGTGGCGCAACGGCGCTGTACAGTGGGTCAAAAGCCCGCGGGCAACTCGGCAACTGAGTACGAACAATGAGTAG
- a CDS encoding NADH-quinone oxidoreductase subunit B has translation MSSDQPTPGDAQSTQEARIGSGADDRFNSKLREAFGSTPFILTKFDKFMNWVRGSSMFMLQFGIACCSIEMMHTYAVKHDLDRFGAGVPRASPRQADVIIVPGTIVSKFAPRMKRVYDQMPEPKFVVSMGSCTISGGPFQEGYNVIKGAEEVIPVDIHVPGCPPRPEALIYGVAKLQERIANGESAPVTVKPYELEQFGDLEQDELVDKLAAEIDEEDLVMRYNWADSP, from the coding sequence ATGAGTAGTGACCAACCAACACCCGGCGACGCACAGTCTACACAGGAAGCCCGGATCGGGAGCGGTGCTGACGACCGCTTCAACTCCAAGCTTCGGGAGGCGTTCGGCTCGACGCCGTTCATCCTCACGAAGTTCGACAAGTTCATGAACTGGGTGCGCGGCTCCTCGATGTTCATGCTGCAGTTCGGGATCGCCTGTTGCAGCATCGAGATGATGCACACCTACGCGGTCAAGCACGACCTCGACCGCTTCGGTGCCGGCGTCCCGCGCGCCTCGCCGCGACAGGCGGACGTGATCATCGTTCCCGGAACGATCGTCTCCAAGTTCGCCCCGCGGATGAAGCGGGTCTACGACCAGATGCCCGAGCCGAAGTTCGTCGTCTCGATGGGATCGTGTACCATCTCTGGGGGCCCGTTCCAGGAAGGGTACAACGTCATCAAGGGTGCCGAGGAGGTCATCCCGGTGGACATCCACGTCCCCGGCTGCCCGCCCCGCCCCGAGGCGCTGATCTACGGCGTCGCGAAACTCCAGGAGCGGATCGCCAACGGCGAGTCCGCGCCGGTCACGGTCAAGCCGTACGAGCTCGAACAGTTCGGCGACCTCGAACAGGACGAACTCGTCGACAAACTGGCCGCCGAGATCGACGAGGAAGACCTCGTGATGCGGTACAACTGGGCTGATTCGCCATGA
- a CDS encoding NADH-quinone oxidoreductase subunit D — translation MSLEEPEPSTQLDVGVTDDGLDYDQIEALIDDYVIGRESHVNAEGFVIRPDDVQAVLSTLKTEAGFDFCSCVTAQEYQDRYESIYHLKKYDDPTQEVSVVVPSPRDDPHNQSGADVYETADWHEREAYDLVGIEYDDHPDLRRILLPETWQGHPLSLDYNQDKPQIVPLREHANPLQDDKQSPSDPDTMFVNIGPHHPATHGVLHIKTALDGEQIADLEPDIGYLHRCEEQMCQQGTYRHQIMPYPDRWDYISAGLLNEWAYARAAEDLADIDVPDYAQVIRTMGAEMSRIAAHMLAVSTFALDINGDFTATFMYGIRDREVVQNLLEDLTGQRLMFNYFRLGGVAWDLPEPREEYFEKVRDFVDGLPEKLTEYHDLLTNNEILQMRTVDTGVLPPEDAKSYGATGPVARGSGIDYDLRRDDPYGYYDELDWDVVTEDGCDNFSRLLVRMREVEESAKIIEQCVDLLEDWPEDEREIQANVPRTLRPDPDREIYRAVEGAKGELGIYIRSDGTDKPARFKIRSPCFSNLHTLPTMSEGEYIPDMIASLGSLDIVLGEVDR, via the coding sequence ATGAGTCTCGAAGAACCTGAACCGTCGACGCAGCTCGACGTCGGCGTCACGGACGACGGACTGGATTACGACCAGATCGAGGCGCTGATCGACGACTACGTCATCGGTCGCGAGAGCCACGTCAACGCCGAGGGGTTCGTCATCCGCCCCGACGACGTGCAGGCCGTGCTCTCGACCCTGAAGACCGAGGCCGGGTTCGACTTCTGTTCCTGTGTCACCGCACAGGAGTACCAGGACCGCTACGAGTCGATCTACCACCTCAAAAAGTACGACGACCCGACACAGGAAGTCAGCGTCGTCGTGCCCTCGCCGCGTGACGACCCGCACAACCAGTCCGGTGCCGACGTGTACGAGACCGCCGACTGGCACGAACGCGAGGCCTACGACCTCGTGGGGATCGAGTACGACGACCATCCGGATCTCCGCCGTATTCTCCTCCCCGAGACCTGGCAGGGCCACCCCCTCTCGCTGGACTACAACCAGGACAAGCCCCAGATCGTCCCGCTGCGGGAGCACGCGAACCCGCTGCAAGACGACAAGCAGAGCCCGAGCGACCCGGACACGATGTTCGTCAACATCGGGCCACACCACCCGGCGACTCACGGTGTGCTCCACATCAAGACCGCACTCGACGGCGAGCAGATCGCCGACCTCGAACCCGACATCGGCTACCTCCACCGCTGTGAGGAGCAGATGTGCCAGCAGGGGACCTACCGCCACCAGATCATGCCGTACCCGGACCGCTGGGACTACATCTCGGCCGGGCTGCTCAACGAGTGGGCCTACGCCCGCGCCGCCGAGGACCTGGCGGACATCGACGTGCCCGACTACGCCCAGGTCATCCGAACGATGGGCGCAGAGATGTCTCGGATCGCCGCACACATGCTCGCGGTGTCGACGTTCGCGCTGGACATCAACGGGGACTTCACCGCGACGTTCATGTACGGTATCCGCGACCGCGAGGTCGTCCAGAACCTCCTCGAAGACCTGACCGGCCAGCGGCTGATGTTCAACTACTTCCGGCTGGGCGGCGTGGCCTGGGATCTGCCCGAGCCCCGCGAGGAGTACTTCGAGAAAGTCCGTGACTTCGTCGACGGCCTCCCGGAGAAACTCACCGAGTATCACGACCTGCTGACGAACAACGAGATTCTCCAGATGCGGACCGTCGACACGGGGGTCCTGCCGCCGGAAGACGCCAAGAGCTACGGCGCGACGGGCCCGGTCGCACGCGGTTCCGGCATCGACTACGACCTCCGTCGCGACGACCCCTACGGCTACTACGACGAACTCGACTGGGATGTCGTCACGGAGGACGGCTGCGACAACTTCTCGCGCCTGCTCGTCCGCATGCGCGAGGTCGAGGAGTCGGCCAAGATCATCGAGCAGTGTGTCGACCTGCTGGAAGACTGGCCCGAAGACGAGCGCGAGATTCAGGCCAACGTGCCCCGCACGCTGCGTCCGGACCCCGACCGCGAGATCTACCGTGCGGTCGAGGGCGCGAAAGGCGAGCTGGGGATCTACATCCGCTCGGACGGCACCGACAAGCCGGCGCGGTTCAAGATCCGCAGCCCGTGTTTCAGCAACCTCCACACGCTGCCGACGATGTCGGAAGGCGAGTACATCCCTGACATGATCGCCTCGCTGGGCAGCCTCGACATCGTGCTCGGGGAGGTGGACCGGTAA
- a CDS encoding complex I subunit 1/NuoH family protein, whose protein sequence is MQSETPLPDTLANLLGLDPSNPLVLFVMAVVASGVIASGLLALVAVSGIWGKRKITAAFTDRIAVNRHGPAGILIIPADALRLLSKELIVPEGVDRPAWDLGPLIMVFSALAGFAVIPMGNGIQIADPETGLAYVFAMASVASLGLVMAGYSSNNKYSFLGGLRAVAQNLAYEIPLILTGMSVALFAGTLRLSEIVAAQSTTLFSLGGLAIPSWYAFVNPFAFVLFMVANLAEVGRNPFDIPEAPTEIVAGWQTEYSSVYFVLAYLSEFIHIFLGGAIIATIFLGGPAGPVLPGIVWFLIKIVGIYLFTQWARSAIPRVRIDQLIEIGWKGLLVLAFANLLLTAGIVGVIA, encoded by the coding sequence ATGCAATCCGAGACGCCGCTTCCCGACACGCTCGCGAACCTGCTCGGACTGGACCCGTCGAACCCGCTGGTCCTGTTCGTGATGGCGGTCGTCGCGTCCGGTGTGATCGCGTCGGGACTGCTCGCCCTGGTCGCCGTCTCGGGGATCTGGGGCAAGCGGAAGATCACGGCAGCGTTCACCGACCGGATCGCTGTCAACCGACACGGGCCGGCGGGCATCCTGATCATCCCGGCAGACGCGCTCCGGCTCCTCTCGAAGGAACTGATCGTTCCGGAGGGCGTCGACCGTCCGGCCTGGGACCTGGGGCCGCTCATCATGGTCTTCTCGGCGCTGGCCGGCTTCGCCGTCATCCCCATGGGGAACGGCATCCAGATCGCCGACCCGGAGACGGGACTGGCCTACGTGTTCGCGATGGCGTCTGTCGCCTCGCTCGGCCTCGTGATGGCCGGCTACTCGTCGAACAACAAGTACTCGTTCCTCGGGGGACTGCGCGCGGTCGCACAGAACCTCGCCTACGAGATTCCGCTGATCCTGACGGGGATGTCCGTGGCGCTTTTCGCCGGGACGCTCCGCCTGAGCGAGATCGTCGCGGCCCAGAGCACGACGCTGTTCAGCCTCGGCGGCCTCGCGATCCCGTCGTGGTACGCGTTCGTCAACCCCTTCGCGTTCGTGCTGTTCATGGTCGCGAACCTCGCGGAGGTCGGACGGAACCCGTTCGACATTCCCGAAGCGCCGACCGAGATCGTCGCCGGGTGGCAGACCGAGTACTCCTCGGTGTACTTCGTGCTCGCGTACCTCTCGGAGTTCATCCACATCTTCCTCGGCGGTGCGATCATCGCGACGATCTTCCTGGGCGGTCCGGCCGGCCCGGTGTTGCCGGGCATCGTCTGGTTCCTGATCAAGATCGTCGGGATCTACCTGTTCACTCAGTGGGCGCGTTCCGCGATCCCACGGGTCCGGATCGACCAGCTCATCGAGATCGGCTGGAAGGGCCTGCTCGTGCTGGCCTTCGCGAACCTGCTCCTGACGGCCGGGATCGTCGGGGTGATCGCCTGA
- a CDS encoding NuoI/complex I 23 kDa subunit family protein: protein MIGILKSMATTMKHALDGETFTVSYPEEVPEVSPRFRGVHKFSQERCIWCRQCENVCPNNTIQIVTDDQRNGEQYNLHIGQCIYCRLCEEVCPVDAILLTQNFEFTADTKDEFAYNKEQLKNVPWYKDIDPLQSREPDRGAWIGEGDGEVDYQ, encoded by the coding sequence ATGATCGGAATCCTGAAATCGATGGCAACGACGATGAAGCACGCGCTGGACGGCGAGACCTTCACGGTCTCGTATCCCGAAGAGGTACCCGAAGTGAGCCCGCGTTTCCGCGGTGTCCACAAGTTCAGCCAGGAGCGGTGTATCTGGTGTCGCCAGTGCGAGAACGTCTGTCCGAACAACACGATCCAGATCGTCACCGACGACCAGCGCAACGGCGAGCAGTACAACCTCCACATCGGCCAGTGTATCTACTGTCGACTCTGCGAGGAGGTCTGTCCGGTCGACGCCATCCTGCTGACCCAGAACTTCGAGTTCACGGCCGACACCAAAGACGAGTTCGCCTACAACAAAGAACAGCTGAAGAACGTCCCGTGGTACAAGGACATCGACCCGCTGCAGTCGCGTGAACCCGACCGCGGCGCGTGGATCGGCGAGGGCGACGGCGAAGTCGACTATCAGTAA
- a CDS encoding NADH-quinone oxidoreductase subunit J: MGLYETIAFVLFAVVTIASSWGVVLVRDVWHSALLLGVALLSVAVHYLMLRAEFVAAMQILVYVGGVLILITFAVMLTRKDESVVEVGA; the protein is encoded by the coding sequence ATGGGACTGTACGAGACAATAGCGTTCGTGCTGTTCGCGGTGGTTACCATTGCGAGCAGCTGGGGCGTCGTGCTCGTCCGCGACGTCTGGCACTCGGCGCTGTTACTGGGCGTGGCGTTACTGAGCGTCGCGGTCCACTACCTCATGCTCAGGGCCGAGTTCGTCGCCGCGATGCAGATCCTCGTCTACGTCGGCGGGGTTCTGATCCTGATCACGTTCGCGGTGATGCTCACGCGCAAAGACGAGAGCGTCGTCGAGGTGGGGGCATGA